A segment of the Chryseobacterium scophthalmum genome:
TTTGCTGAGCAGGTTCCTCAAGATAAGATCACTAAAGATTCTTACATCAACTTCGAGATTACTCAGGTTGTAGAAGAAGATGCAGAAGGAGAGCACAACCATGCACCAAAAATCGCTACCATTACAGCTGAAAACAAAGCAGCTTTCAAATTGCTTAAAGGTTTGAAGATGGATGAGTCTGTAAAAGTTTCTAAAGAAACTCTTGCTGCTGACGAAGATTTGGCTAAAGAATTAGGTTTCTCTAAAGAAGAAGTTGAGCATTTACACCATGCTGAAGTTGAAGTTAAAGTAAAAGATTTCTATAGCTTAAACTTGGCAGAACTTAATCAGGAATTATTCGATAAAGTTTATGGTGAAGGAAACATCAAAACTGAAGAAGAGCTTAAAGAAAAAGTAAAAGCTGAATTAGACGAGTACTTCCAGCAGAATGCAGACGTACACTTTGTAAACAAAGTGTTGGAGCAGGTTTCTGAAAAAGAAGAAGTAAAACTTCCTGAGTCTTTCTTGACGAAGTGGTTGATCTTCTCTAACCAGAACATTCAGTCTGAAGAGCAGGCGCAAGCAATTCTTGAAGCTGAGAAAACTCAATTGAAATATCAGATCATCGAAGGTAAATTGATGTCTGATAACGATATTCAATTAGACTATGCTGATGTTTTGGCTCAGGCTGAACAATTAGTGAAAAATCAATTGGCAATCTACGGAATTCACCACTTAGGTGACGAAGAAATTCAAAAATATGCTGCTGAAATGTTGAAAGACCAAGAGCAGGTAAGACAAATTTCTTCTGAAGTAGCAATGGCTAAATTGAAAGACGTTATCCTTGAAAAAGCAACGAAAAAGGAAACTGAAATCTCTCACGACGAGTTTTTAGAAGAACTTAAAAAATAATTTATTTTGATATAAATATTTGAGAACCTCCAAGAAATTGGAGGTTTTTCAGTTTATGCCAATTGATTATAATTGCTAACGTTTTCTATTTTGCACACTGTAAAACCTTAGTTTTGATGTTATTAATAAACTGTATCTTTAGAATCACAAAAAATATACATATGAAAAAAGTTCTACTCCTTATTAGTTATCCGTTCTCAGATTCATTTGTTATTTTTAACGGAAAAAACAGAAGAAACCTGAGTTTCTATGCATTGTTGTTCGTATTAATGTTGTCTTCAAACGTTAAAGCGCAGGGCAGTTTTATCACTTTGCCCGGTCTTAGTGGTGAAGATGGGGCTTTTCTGGGACCATATTCAAATGTTCCAAGAAGATTTCAGATGCTTATTGCTCATGCTCCAATTTCTTTAATGACCAACAAATACATTAGCTCGATTTCGTTCAGGCTTCAGGATTCTCATACGAATTCCTGGCCGATTTCTGATACTACATTCGGCAGCTATGAGATTTATCTCAGCAAAGGAGTGACTCCTCCCAATATGCAAATGAACTTTGCAGCCAATATTACCGGGAATCAGACTATGGTGAAATCGGGCAGCCTTACGATCCCTGCAGGCTCTGTTCCTGGCGGAAACAGCAGCAATCCTTACGCTTATACCTTCGTATTCGATACCCCTTATCTTTATACGGGCGGAAATCTTGTTATAGAAATACGCCATACAGGGAGTAATAGTTCTACTTCGGTTCCTTCAAAGGCTATTTATACCAATTCCACAGCTTATGGAACCTACTTGTCTGCATGTTGGGAGCTGAATACTGGCATCACAGTGGCTAATTTTTCTTATATCAAAATCAATGCGGTAGAAAGTCTGGGTGTAAAATCTGTGACGATTGATAATGGTACGTCAGTTTATCCCAACCCTGTAAAAGATATTCTTTATGTAAAATCTCCTGAAGAAATTGATGAGTTTCATGTATTCGATCTTGCAGGCCGTAAAGTTTTTTCACAGAAAAACAGCTCAAAGCTATCGCAACTTAAGGTGTCATCGCTGTCAAAGGGAAATTATATTTTACTACTAATCCATAAAGACGGAAACTCAACCTCTACAAAATTTATTAAAGATTAAAAGCTGAAGGTAGGCTCTTGCAATAATTGCTGGTTTCATTTCTCAAAAGAATTTTTTTCGAAATATTAAAGATGTTTCGGAGGTTTAATGTATATCCTATAATATGATTATCTTTACCACTCCTAATTTAACAATGAAACCGAAAGAAATAATGAGGTTTCACAAGCTTTTAAAACAATAAATATTTCAATATGAAAAAGATCATCATTCCGTTTTTCTGTGCAGCATTGTTTACCACTGCTGTAAATGCGCAGACAAAAACGGCTATTACTGCACCGGTAGTAAAATCTCAAGTTTCTCCTCAGTTGGTTATCGATAGCTATCTGAATGCATTGGGTGGAAAAAGTAAACTGGAGGCTGTAAAAACAACGATTACAGAAAACACAATGTCTCTTCAGGGAATGGAAATTGCCATGAATACTAAAAAAATGGATAATAAATTCAAATCTGTACAGTCAGTAATGGGTCAGGAAGTTACACAGATGTTTGATGGGGAAAAAGGATACATCAATCAAATGGGGAACAAAAGCGACTTTCCTGCAACAGCAATTCCTGAATTAAAAAAAGGAAAGACCATCGATGCTTTAGGATATGATGCCGCTAATTTCAACGGAGTTACCGTAGAAAAACTAGACGGTAAAGATTACAATGTATTGACGTCAGATAAAGGAAAATTTTATTTTGATGTTGCTACAGGTCTTTTATATAAATCAAATACAGAAATGGGGGATGCGGTAATAAAATCTTACCTTACTGTTGATGGAATTAAATTTCCGGGAGATATAGAAGCTGAAGGAAATGGGCAAAAAGTAGTTATTAAAACAACAAAAGTTACCATTAACTCTGGAGTTACTGATGCAGATTTTAAGTAATTGTTACTGATTATATATTTTAAACCGGCTTTTGCCGGTTTTTTTGTTTTTTAAACTTTAACGCAAGTTTAACTAAAAAAATAAG
Coding sequences within it:
- a CDS encoding T9SS type A sorting domain-containing protein, which encodes MKKVLLLISYPFSDSFVIFNGKNRRNLSFYALLFVLMLSSNVKAQGSFITLPGLSGEDGAFLGPYSNVPRRFQMLIAHAPISLMTNKYISSISFRLQDSHTNSWPISDTTFGSYEIYLSKGVTPPNMQMNFAANITGNQTMVKSGSLTIPAGSVPGGNSSNPYAYTFVFDTPYLYTGGNLVIEIRHTGSNSSTSVPSKAIYTNSTAYGTYLSACWELNTGITVANFSYIKINAVESLGVKSVTIDNGTSVYPNPVKDILYVKSPEEIDEFHVFDLAGRKVFSQKNSSKLSQLKVSSLSKGNYILLLIHKDGNSTSTKFIKD
- a CDS encoding trigger factor, translated to MKVTAKNHDDVSALLTVTLEKSDYKEKVEKQLINYAKNAQVPGFRKGKVPLSMVRKQYEAGIAFEEINKQVSDALNNYINENKLRLVGQPVPQPVNDFNHNAEKLEVAFEVGYEPEFTIDLAKYEAPHYKVSASDKEINKSIENMQKRFAEQVPQDKITKDSYINFEITQVVEEDAEGEHNHAPKIATITAENKAAFKLLKGLKMDESVKVSKETLAADEDLAKELGFSKEEVEHLHHAEVEVKVKDFYSLNLAELNQELFDKVYGEGNIKTEEELKEKVKAELDEYFQQNADVHFVNKVLEQVSEKEEVKLPESFLTKWLIFSNQNIQSEEQAQAILEAEKTQLKYQIIEGKLMSDNDIQLDYADVLAQAEQLVKNQLAIYGIHHLGDEEIQKYAAEMLKDQEQVRQISSEVAMAKLKDVILEKATKKETEISHDEFLEELKK